The Anas platyrhynchos isolate ZD024472 breed Pekin duck chromosome 34, IASCAAS_PekinDuck_T2T, whole genome shotgun sequence genome contains a region encoding:
- the MYO1A gene encoding unconventional myosin-Ia isoform X1 codes for MEAATTLLDAEAVGDLVLLDPLTEESLLRTLQERFRRSEIYTYIGDVVISVNPYRPLPIYTPEKVQEYNNCNFFAVKPHIYAIADDAYRSLRDRDRDQCILITGESGAGKTEASKLVMSYVAAVCSKGEEVDKVKEQLLQSNPVLEAFGNAKTIRNDNSSRFGKYMDVEFDFKGEPLGGVISNYLLEKSRIVRHTKGERNFHIFYQLLAGGSPQLLQQLKLRQGSQHYGYLNREKSNLPGMDDAANFRAMQDAMAVIGFSPAEVTALLEVTAVVLKLGNVELSSCYQASGMEACSIAEPRELHEICELIKLDPGTLEQALCSRTVKARDETVLTALSVAQGYHCRDALAKNIYSRLFDWLVNRINTSIQVKPGKQRKVMGVLDIYGFEIFQDNGFEQFIINYCNEKLQQIFILMTLKEEQEEYVREGIQWTPVEFFDNGIICDLIENSKCGILAMLDEECLRPGVVNEDTFVTKLNQLFATHKHYESKETQNAKHVTDLSLPQRCFRIHHYAGKVTYNVTGFIEKNNDLLFRDLSQAMWAARHTLLRSLFPEGDPQKASLKLPPTAGFQFKNSVATLMKNLYSKNPNYIRCIKPNDTKTAMLFTPELVLAQIRYLGLMENVRVRRAGYAFRQLYNPFLQRYKMLGTKTWPRWSGGDREGTEVLLSELKFPPEELAFGYTKIFIRSPRTLFDLEKRRQERMNELATLIQKMFRGWRCRTQYQLMRKSQIIISAWFRGHAQKNRYKQMKRSVLLLQAYARGWKSRRLLRELKVQRHRHLAASTISAYWKGYKVRRMYRRYFRSGAGTRLANFIYRRLVQKFLVGLQKNLPPMAVQDRTWPPAPYKFLAGANQELKNIFYHWKCKKYRDQLTPQRKALLQAKLCASELFKDKKTLYSKSLQQPFQGEYLGLTQNPKYQKLHAVAKDKLVMAESVLKVNRANGKTVPRLLLLTTEHLVLADPKAAQPKTVLSLSDIRGVSVTRFSDGLLALHLKETSTAGNKGDLLLVSSHLIELITRLHQTLMAATSQALALHITDQFSTRFQKGDVAITVVESAKGSNDDVPICKKRGSHKMEVLVH; via the exons ATGGAAGCCGCCACCACGCTGCTGGACGCCGAGGCCGTCGGGGACCTGGTGCTGTTGGACCCCCTGACCGAGGAGTCCCTGCTCCGCACCCTGCAGGAGCGCTTCCGCCGCAGCGAAATCTAC ACCTACATCGGGGATGTGGTGATCTCGGTCAACCCCTACCGGCCCCTGCCCATCTACACCCCCGAGAAGGTGCAGGAGTACAACAACTGCAACTTCTTCGCCGTGAAGCCCCACAT CTATGCCATCGCGGACGATGCCTACCGCTCCCtgcgggaccgggaccgggaccagTGCATCCTCATCACCGGTGAAAGCGGGGCTGGCAAGACAG AGGCCAGCAAGCTGGTGATGTCCTACGTGGCGGCCGTCTGCAGCAAAGGGGAGGAGGtggacaaggtgaaggagcagctcctgcagtccAACCCCGTGCTGGAGG CCTTCGGAAATGCCAAAACCATCCGCAACGACAACTCCTCCCGCTTC GGCAAGTACATGGACGTGGAGTTCGACTTCAAGGGCGAGCCCCTGGGAGGGGTCATCAGCAACT ACCTGCTGGAGAAATCCCGCATCGTCCGGCACACCAAGGGCGAGAGGAACTTCCACATCTTCTACCAGCTCCTGGCCGGCGGCTCACCGCAGCTGCTCC AGCAGCTGAAGCTCCGCCAGGGCTCCCAGCACTACGGCTACCTGAACCGGGAGAAATCCAACCTGCCTGGCATGGACGACGCAGCCAACTTCCGTGCCATGCAG GATGCCATGGCGGTCATCGGCTTCTCGCCCGCCGAGGTGACGGCGCTGCTGGAGGTGACGGCCGTGGTGCTCAAGCTGGGCAACGTGGAGCTGAGCAGCTGCTACCAGGCCAGCGGGATGGAGGCCTGCAGCATCGCCGAGCCGCGGG AGCTGCACGAGATCTGCGAGCTGATCAAGCTGGACCCCGGCACGCTGGAGCAGGCGCTGTGCTCCCGCACCGTGAAGGCACGGGATGAGACCGTGCTCACCGCCCTCAGCGTCGCCCAG GGCTACCACTGCCGGGACGCGCTGGCCAAGAACATCTACAGCCGCCTCTTCGACTGGCTGGTGAACCGCATCAACACCAGCATCCAG GTGAAGCCGGGCAAGCAGAGGAAGGTGATGGGCGTCCTGGACATCTATGGATTCGAGATCTTCCAG GACAACGGCTTCGAGCAGTTCATCATCAACTACTGCAATGAGAAGCTGCAGCAGATCTTCATCCTGATGACCCtgaaggaggagcaggaggaataCGTCCGAGAG GGCATCCAGTGGACACCGGTGGAGTTTTTTGATAACGGCATCATCTGCGACCTGATCGAGAAC AGCAAGTGCGGGATCCTGGCCATGCTGGACGAGGAGTGCCTGCGGCCCGGCGTGGTGAACGAGGACACCTTCGTCACCAAGCTGAACCAGCTCTTCGCCACCCACAAGCACTACGAGAGCAAGGAGACGCAGAACGCCAAGCACGTCACGGACCTCAGCCTGCCTCAGCGCTGCTTCCGCATCCACCACTACGCCGGCAAG GTGACCTACAACGTGACGGGCTTCATCGAGAAGAACAACGACCTGCTGTTCCGCGACCTGTCGCAGGCCATGTGGGCCGCCCGGCACACGCTGCTGCGCTCCCTCTTCCCCGAGGGCGACCCCCAGAAAGCCTCCCTCAAGCTGCCCCCCACCGCCGGCTTCCAGTTCAAGAACTCGGTGGCGACACTGATGAAGAACCTCTACTCCAAGAACCCCAACTACATCAG GTGCATCAAGCCCAACGACACCAAAACGGCGATGCTCTTCACGCCGGAGCTGGTGCTGGCGCAGATCCGCTACCTGGGGCTGATGGAGAACGTGCGGGTGCGGCGGGCGGGCTACGCCTTCCGCCAGCTCTACAACCCCTTCCTGCAACGCTACAAGATGCTGGGCACCAAGACCTGGCCCCGCTGGTCGGGCGGCGACAG GGAGGGGACTGAGGTGCTGCTGTCGGAGCTGAAGTTCCCCCCGGAGGAGCTGGCTTTTGGCTACACCAAGATCTTCATCCGCTCGCCACGCACT CTCTTCGACCTGGAGAAGCGGCGCCAGGAGCGCATGAACGAGCTCGCCACCCTCATCCAGAAGATGTTTCGGGGCTGGCGGTGCCGGACCCAGTACCAGCTGATGCGCAAGAGCCAGATCATCATCTCCGCCTGGTTCCGGGGCCATGCG CAAAAGAACAGGTACAAGCAGATGAAGCGGTCGGTGCTGCTCCTCCAGGCGTACGCCCGGGGCTGGAAG TCTCGCAGGCTCCTCCGGGAGCTGAAGGTCCAGCGCCACCGCCACCTGGCCGCCAGCACCATTTCTGCTTACTGGAAAGGGTACAAG GTCCGCAGGATGTACCGCCGATATTTCCGCTCCGGCGCCGGCACGCGCCTGGCCAACTTCATCTACCGGCGGCTG gtgcagaAGTTCCTCGTGGGGCTGCAGAAGAACCTCCCACCGATGGCGGTGCAGGACCGGACCTGGCCCCCGGCGCCCTACAAATTCCTGGCGGGCGCgaaccaggagctgaagaaCATCTTCTACCACTGGAAG TGCAAGAAGTACCGGGACCAGCTGACACCGCAGCGGAAAGCCCTGCTGCAGGCCAAGCTCTGCGCCAGCGAGCTCTTCAAGGACAAGAAGACGCTCTACAGCAAGAG cctgcagcagcccttCCAGGGCGAGTATTTGGGGCTGACGCAGAACCCCAAGTACCAGAAGCTCCACGCCGTGGCCAAGGACAAGCTGGTGATGGCTGAAAGCGTGCTGAAGGTGAACAGAGCCAACGGCAAG ACGGTGCCgcgcctgctgctgctgaccaCCGAGCACCTGGTCCTGGCCGACCCCAAGGCCGCGCAGCCCAAAACCGTGCTCAGCCTGAGCGACATCCGCGGCGTCTCCGTCACCCGCTTCTCCGACGGCCTGCTGGCCCTGCACCTCAAGGAG ACCTCCACGGCGGGGAACAAGGGCGACCTCCTGCTGGTCAGCAGCCACCTCATCGAGCTCATCACGCGCCTGCACCAGACCCTGATGGCCGCCACCTCCCAGGCCCTGGCCCTGCACATCACAGACCA gttcTCCACCCGCTTCCAGAAGGGCGACGTGGCCATCACCGTGGTGGAGTCGGCCAAGGGCAGCAACGACGACGTCCCCATCTGCAAGAAGCGGGGCAGCCACAAGATGGAGGTCCTGGTCCACTGA
- the ZBTB39 gene encoding zinc finger and BTB domain-containing protein 39, translating to MGMRIKLHSTNHPNNLLKELNKCRLSETMCDVTILVGTRSFAAHKAVLACAAGYFQNLFLNTGLDAARTYVVDFITPANFEKILSFVYTSELFTDLINVGVIYEVAERLGMEDLLQACHSTFPDLESSAIPKQPSLAVGEGRSGPLSSASSEQNHSLGEIRSGGEHFGPERGYLLHGEAVGGYKEDDRNNASEGGQALALMQQQQQPPKTEQEPDVEQFAPAASMAAQPSLGSVNVVVQTTTSSCQQYKVQSNGDYSKGGFFTTDASLDISTGSNSCPSNSNHSKEQGFVQMDELQLEDLGEDELHFEDASEELGPSEEVIELSDDSEEELAFENDSRDSKAMPCQVCKKVLEPNIQLIRQHARDHVDLLTGNCKVCETHFQDRNSRVTHVLSHIGIFLFSCDMCETKFFTQWQLTLHRREGVFDNNVIVHPSDPLPGKVGAFGGGSGSELACTACGKPLAKDFHTVRNHILDHVNLKSQTCGVCDQRHLSLCSLMWHALSHLGISVFSCSVCANSFVDRHLLEKHLAVHQNVEEALFRCHFCGQSFKLEAAYRYHVSQHKCGGGLDIRPSFGDRLQPQGLQKRKLPEEFLSEDLALQSQPGNSKYSCKVCGKRFAHTSEFNYHRRIHTGEKPYQCKVCHKFFRGRSTIKCHLRTHSGALMYRCTVCGHYSSTLNLMSKHIGVHKGSLPPDFTIEQTFMYIIHSKDAEKNADS from the coding sequence ATGGGCATGAGGATCAAGCTGCACAGCACCAACCACCCCAACAACCTGCTGAAGGAACTCAACAAGTGCAGGCTCTCGGAGACCATGTGCGACGTCACCATCTTGGTGGGCACCCGCTCCTTCGCCGCGCACAAAGCCGTCCTGGCCTGCGCCGCGGGCTACTTCCAGAACCTCTTTCTGAACACGGGGCTGGACGCCGCTCGCACCTACGTCGTGGACTTCATCACCCCGGCCAACTTTGAGAAGATCCTCAGCTTCGTGTACACCTCCGAGCTCTTCACAGACCTGATCAACGTGGGCGTCATTTACGAGGTGGCGGAGCGGCTGGGCATGGAGGACCTGCTGCAGGCCTGCCACTCCACCTTCCCCGACTTGGAGAGCTCGGCCATCCCCAAGCAACCCTCCCTGGCCGTGGGCGAGGGCCGGTCGGGTCCTCTGAGCAGCGCCTCCTCGGAGCAGAACCATTCGCTGGGGGAAATCCGGAGCGGCGGGGAGCATTTCGGCCCCGAGCGCGGTTACCTCCTGCACGGGGAGGCAGTGGGCGGCTACAAGGAGGACGACAGGAATAACGCGAGCGAAGGCGGCCAGGCCCTCGCCctgatgcagcagcagcagcagcctcccaagACGGAGCAGGAACCAGATGTGGAGCAATTCGCTCCTGCCGCGAGCAtggcagcccagcccagcctgggcagcgTGAACGTCGTCGTTCAAACCACCACGAGCTCCTGCCAGCAGTATAAAGTCCAGAGCAATGGTGACTACAGCAAGGGCGGCTTCTTCACCACCGACGCTTCCCTGGACATCTCCACGGGAAGCAACTCCTGTCCCAGCAACAGCAACCACTCCAAAGAGCAGGGCTTCGTGCAGATGGATGAGCTTCAGCTGGAAGATTTGGGCGAGGACGAACTGCACTTCGAAGATGCCAGCGAGGAGCTGGGCCCGTCGGAAGAAGTCATCGAGCTGAGCGACGACAGCGAGGAAGAGCTGGCCTTTGAGAACGACAGCCGGGATAGCAAGGCCATGCCCTGCCAGGTGTGCAAGAAGGTGCTGGAGCCCAACATCCAGCTGATCCGCCAGCACGCCAGGGATCACGTTGACCTGCTGACCGGGAACTGCAAGGTCTGCGAAACCCACTTCCAGGACCGGAACTCCAGGGTCACTCACGTTTTGTCCCACATCGgcatcttcctcttctcctgcgACATGTGTGAGACCAAGTTCTTCACCCAGTGGCAGCTCACCCTGCACCGCAGGGAAGGGGTGTTCGACAACAACGTCATCGTCCACCCCAGCGACCCGCTGCCGGGGAAGGTCGGCGCCTTTGGCGGGGGGTCCGGCTCGGAGCTGGCGTGCACCGCCTGTGGGAAGCCTTTGGCCAAAGACTTCCACACCGTCCGCAACCACATCCTGGACCACGTGAACCTGAAAAGCCAGACGTGCGGCGTGTGCGATCAGAGGCACCTGAGCCTCTGCAGCCTGATGTGGCACGCCCTGTCTCACTTGGGGATCTCGGTCTTCTCCTGCTCCGTTTGCGCCAACAGCTTTGTGGACCGGCACCTCCTGGAGAAGCACCTGGCCGTCCACCAGAACGTGGAGGAGGCTCTTTTCCGCTGCCACTTCTGCGGGCAGAGCTTCAAGCTGGAGGCGGCGTACCGCTACCACGTCAGCCAGCACAAATGCGGCGGCGGCCTGGACATCCGACCCAGCTTCGGTGACCGGCTCCAGCCGCAGGGGCTGCAGAAGAGGAAGCTGCCCGAGGAGTTCCTGAGCGAAGACCTGGCACTGCAGAGCCAGCCGGGCAACAGTAAGTACAGCTGCAAGGTCTGCGGGAAGAGGTTCGCCCACACCAGCGAGTTCAACTACCACCGGAGGATTCACACCGGGGAGAAGCCCTACCAGTGCAAGGTGTGCCACAAGTTCTTCCGCGGCCGCTCCACCATCAAGTGCCACCTGCGGACGCACTCAGGGGCCCTGATGTACCGCTGCACCGTGTGCGGCCACTACAGCTCCACGCTCAACCTCATGAGCAAGCACATAGGCGTGCACAAAGGCAGCCTCCCCCCGGACTTCACCATCGAGCAGACTTTCATGTACATTATCCATTCCAAAGATGCGGAGAAAAATGCGGACAGCTGA
- the TAC3 gene encoding tachykinin-3, which produces MRSRAVLALLALALPLALARFAAAPPPGPALRSQSGPGPEPLLPVLPWRARGGPPGAAFAALLQLLREEDAGPPALASPQKRDMHDFFVGLMGKRMAEPGPPPDAPRAAGSQRRAA; this is translated from the exons ATGCGGAGCCGCGCGGTGCTCGCCCTGCTCGCCCTGGCTCTGCCGCTCGCCCTCGCCCGCttcgccgccgccccgccgccgggccccgcgcTCCGTTCCCAG agcggccccggccccgagccGCTGCTCCCGGTGCTGCCCTGGAGAGCCCGCGGCGGCCCCCCCGGAGCCGCCTTCGccgccctgctgcagctgctgcgggAGGAGGACGCCG GTCCCCCGGCGCTGGCGTCTCCCCAGAAGC GGGACATGCACGACTTCTTCGTGGGGCTCATGGGGAAGCGGATGGCGGAGCCCG ggccccccccggACGCCCCCAGGGCCGCCGGGTCCCAGCGCCGGGCAGCGTGA
- the MYO1A gene encoding unconventional myosin-Ia isoform X2 — protein MEAATTLLDAEAVGDLVLLDPLTEESLLRTLQERFRRSEIYTYIGDVVISVNPYRPLPIYTPEKVQEYNNCNFFAVKPHIYAIADDAYRSLRDRDRDQCILITGESGAGKTEASKLVMSYVAAVCSKGEEVDKVKEQLLQSNPVLEAFGNAKTIRNDNSSRFGKYMDVEFDFKGEPLGGVISNYLLEKSRIVRHTKGERNFHIFYQLLAGGSPQLLQQLKLRQGSQHYGYLNREKSNLPGMDDAANFRAMQDAMAVIGFSPAEVTALLEVTAVVLKLGNVELSSCYQASGMEACSIAEPRELHEICELIKLDPGTLEQALCSRTVKARDETVLTALSVAQGYHCRDALAKNIYSRLFDWLVNRINTSIQVKPGKQRKVMGVLDIYGFEIFQDNGFEQFIINYCNEKLQQIFILMTLKEEQEEYVREGIQWTPVEFFDNGIICDLIENSKCGILAMLDEECLRPGVVNEDTFVTKLNQLFATHKHYESKETQNAKHVTDLSLPQRCFRIHHYAGKVTYNVTGFIEKNNDLLFRDLSQAMWAARHTLLRSLFPEGDPQKASLKLPPTAGFQFKNSVATLMKNLYSKNPNYIRCIKPNDTKTAMLFTPELVLAQIRYLGLMENVRVRRAGYAFRQLYNPFLQRYKMLGTKTWPRWSGGDREGTEVLLSELKFPPEELAFGYTKIFIRSPRTLFDLEKRRQERMNELATLIQKMFRGWRCRTQYQLMRKSQIIISAWFRGHAQKNRYKQMKRSVLLLQAYARGWKVRRMYRRYFRSGAGTRLANFIYRRLVQKFLVGLQKNLPPMAVQDRTWPPAPYKFLAGANQELKNIFYHWKCKKYRDQLTPQRKALLQAKLCASELFKDKKTLYSKSLQQPFQGEYLGLTQNPKYQKLHAVAKDKLVMAESVLKVNRANGKTVPRLLLLTTEHLVLADPKAAQPKTVLSLSDIRGVSVTRFSDGLLALHLKETSTAGNKGDLLLVSSHLIELITRLHQTLMAATSQALALHITDQFSTRFQKGDVAITVVESAKGSNDDVPICKKRGSHKMEVLVH, from the exons ATGGAAGCCGCCACCACGCTGCTGGACGCCGAGGCCGTCGGGGACCTGGTGCTGTTGGACCCCCTGACCGAGGAGTCCCTGCTCCGCACCCTGCAGGAGCGCTTCCGCCGCAGCGAAATCTAC ACCTACATCGGGGATGTGGTGATCTCGGTCAACCCCTACCGGCCCCTGCCCATCTACACCCCCGAGAAGGTGCAGGAGTACAACAACTGCAACTTCTTCGCCGTGAAGCCCCACAT CTATGCCATCGCGGACGATGCCTACCGCTCCCtgcgggaccgggaccgggaccagTGCATCCTCATCACCGGTGAAAGCGGGGCTGGCAAGACAG AGGCCAGCAAGCTGGTGATGTCCTACGTGGCGGCCGTCTGCAGCAAAGGGGAGGAGGtggacaaggtgaaggagcagctcctgcagtccAACCCCGTGCTGGAGG CCTTCGGAAATGCCAAAACCATCCGCAACGACAACTCCTCCCGCTTC GGCAAGTACATGGACGTGGAGTTCGACTTCAAGGGCGAGCCCCTGGGAGGGGTCATCAGCAACT ACCTGCTGGAGAAATCCCGCATCGTCCGGCACACCAAGGGCGAGAGGAACTTCCACATCTTCTACCAGCTCCTGGCCGGCGGCTCACCGCAGCTGCTCC AGCAGCTGAAGCTCCGCCAGGGCTCCCAGCACTACGGCTACCTGAACCGGGAGAAATCCAACCTGCCTGGCATGGACGACGCAGCCAACTTCCGTGCCATGCAG GATGCCATGGCGGTCATCGGCTTCTCGCCCGCCGAGGTGACGGCGCTGCTGGAGGTGACGGCCGTGGTGCTCAAGCTGGGCAACGTGGAGCTGAGCAGCTGCTACCAGGCCAGCGGGATGGAGGCCTGCAGCATCGCCGAGCCGCGGG AGCTGCACGAGATCTGCGAGCTGATCAAGCTGGACCCCGGCACGCTGGAGCAGGCGCTGTGCTCCCGCACCGTGAAGGCACGGGATGAGACCGTGCTCACCGCCCTCAGCGTCGCCCAG GGCTACCACTGCCGGGACGCGCTGGCCAAGAACATCTACAGCCGCCTCTTCGACTGGCTGGTGAACCGCATCAACACCAGCATCCAG GTGAAGCCGGGCAAGCAGAGGAAGGTGATGGGCGTCCTGGACATCTATGGATTCGAGATCTTCCAG GACAACGGCTTCGAGCAGTTCATCATCAACTACTGCAATGAGAAGCTGCAGCAGATCTTCATCCTGATGACCCtgaaggaggagcaggaggaataCGTCCGAGAG GGCATCCAGTGGACACCGGTGGAGTTTTTTGATAACGGCATCATCTGCGACCTGATCGAGAAC AGCAAGTGCGGGATCCTGGCCATGCTGGACGAGGAGTGCCTGCGGCCCGGCGTGGTGAACGAGGACACCTTCGTCACCAAGCTGAACCAGCTCTTCGCCACCCACAAGCACTACGAGAGCAAGGAGACGCAGAACGCCAAGCACGTCACGGACCTCAGCCTGCCTCAGCGCTGCTTCCGCATCCACCACTACGCCGGCAAG GTGACCTACAACGTGACGGGCTTCATCGAGAAGAACAACGACCTGCTGTTCCGCGACCTGTCGCAGGCCATGTGGGCCGCCCGGCACACGCTGCTGCGCTCCCTCTTCCCCGAGGGCGACCCCCAGAAAGCCTCCCTCAAGCTGCCCCCCACCGCCGGCTTCCAGTTCAAGAACTCGGTGGCGACACTGATGAAGAACCTCTACTCCAAGAACCCCAACTACATCAG GTGCATCAAGCCCAACGACACCAAAACGGCGATGCTCTTCACGCCGGAGCTGGTGCTGGCGCAGATCCGCTACCTGGGGCTGATGGAGAACGTGCGGGTGCGGCGGGCGGGCTACGCCTTCCGCCAGCTCTACAACCCCTTCCTGCAACGCTACAAGATGCTGGGCACCAAGACCTGGCCCCGCTGGTCGGGCGGCGACAG GGAGGGGACTGAGGTGCTGCTGTCGGAGCTGAAGTTCCCCCCGGAGGAGCTGGCTTTTGGCTACACCAAGATCTTCATCCGCTCGCCACGCACT CTCTTCGACCTGGAGAAGCGGCGCCAGGAGCGCATGAACGAGCTCGCCACCCTCATCCAGAAGATGTTTCGGGGCTGGCGGTGCCGGACCCAGTACCAGCTGATGCGCAAGAGCCAGATCATCATCTCCGCCTGGTTCCGGGGCCATGCG CAAAAGAACAGGTACAAGCAGATGAAGCGGTCGGTGCTGCTCCTCCAGGCGTACGCCCGGGGCTGGAAG GTCCGCAGGATGTACCGCCGATATTTCCGCTCCGGCGCCGGCACGCGCCTGGCCAACTTCATCTACCGGCGGCTG gtgcagaAGTTCCTCGTGGGGCTGCAGAAGAACCTCCCACCGATGGCGGTGCAGGACCGGACCTGGCCCCCGGCGCCCTACAAATTCCTGGCGGGCGCgaaccaggagctgaagaaCATCTTCTACCACTGGAAG TGCAAGAAGTACCGGGACCAGCTGACACCGCAGCGGAAAGCCCTGCTGCAGGCCAAGCTCTGCGCCAGCGAGCTCTTCAAGGACAAGAAGACGCTCTACAGCAAGAG cctgcagcagcccttCCAGGGCGAGTATTTGGGGCTGACGCAGAACCCCAAGTACCAGAAGCTCCACGCCGTGGCCAAGGACAAGCTGGTGATGGCTGAAAGCGTGCTGAAGGTGAACAGAGCCAACGGCAAG ACGGTGCCgcgcctgctgctgctgaccaCCGAGCACCTGGTCCTGGCCGACCCCAAGGCCGCGCAGCCCAAAACCGTGCTCAGCCTGAGCGACATCCGCGGCGTCTCCGTCACCCGCTTCTCCGACGGCCTGCTGGCCCTGCACCTCAAGGAG ACCTCCACGGCGGGGAACAAGGGCGACCTCCTGCTGGTCAGCAGCCACCTCATCGAGCTCATCACGCGCCTGCACCAGACCCTGATGGCCGCCACCTCCCAGGCCCTGGCCCTGCACATCACAGACCA gttcTCCACCCGCTTCCAGAAGGGCGACGTGGCCATCACCGTGGTGGAGTCGGCCAAGGGCAGCAACGACGACGTCCCCATCTGCAAGAAGCGGGGCAGCCACAAGATGGAGGTCCTGGTCCACTGA
- the GPR182 gene encoding G-protein coupled receptor 182: MAETTAAPSEAPTLPNEYGDYHNWSELFHLFNYTYTFCEFSLDENVKRVVLFILYLVIFVVGLVENLLVIWVNWQTRGNKSLVNLYIINMAIADLGVLLSLPIWMLEVMLDYTWLWGSFLCRFTHYFYFANMYASILFLTCLSVDRYVSLTSSSLFWRKHQHRARRIICACSWVLAAAIPFLEVAHMQLVNTGEPICIFMAPFETYDEWALAVSLATTTIGFLIPFPIIAVFNVLTARFLKRTKPESRKHCLLIYAYIIVFLVSWLPFHVTLTLLTLDGNHIILHCTFAHFLYFFYDIIDCFTLLHCVINPILYNFLSKNFRSKLISAVVKYIPKDLAGQKGADNSSSTTQHSIVITKDNNPPN, translated from the coding sequence ATGGCTGAGACGACCGCTGCCCCCAGTGAGGCGCCCACTCTCCCAAATGAGTATGGGGACTACCACAACTGGTCGGAGCTGTTCCACCTCTTCAACTACACCTACACCTTCTGCGAGTTCAGCCTGGATGAGAACGTCAAGCGCGTCGTCCTCTTCATCCTTTACCTGGTCATCTTCGTGGTGGGCTTGGTGGAGAACCTCCTCGTCATCTGGGTCAACTGGCAGACACGGGGCAACAAGAGCTTGGTGAACCTCTACATCATCAACATGGCCATCGCCGACCTCGGCGTGCTGCTCTCGCTGCCCATCTGGATGCTGGAGGTGATGCTGGATTACACCTGGCTCTGGGGCAGCTTCCTCTGCCGCTTCACGCACTACTTCTACTTCGCCAACATGTACGCCAGCATCTTGTTTCTCACCTGCCTGAGCGTGGATCGCTACGTGTCCCTGACGAGCTCCTCCCTCTTCTGGCGTAAGCACCAGCACCGGGCACGCCGCATCATCTGCGCCTGCAGCTGGGTCCTGGCAGCAGCCATCCCCTTCCTGGAGGTGGCTCACATGCAGCTGGTCAACACCGGAGAGCCCATCTGCATCTTCATGGCCCCCTTCGAGACCTACGACGAGTGGGCGCTGGCGGTCAGCTTGGCCACCACCACCATTGGGTTCCTCATCCCCTTCCCCATCATCGCCGTGTTCAATGTCCTGACGGCCAGGTTCCTGAAGCGCACCAAGCCGGAGAGCAGGAAGCACTGCCTGCTCATCTACGCCTACATCATCGTGTTCCTCGTCAGCTGGCTGCCCTTCCACGTCACGCTCACGCTGCTCACCCTGGACGGCAACCACATCATCCTCCACTGCACGTTCGCTCACTTCCTCTACTTCTTCTACGACATCATAGACTGCTTCACCCTGCTCCACTGCGTGATCAACCCAATCCTCTACAATTTCCTAAGCAAAAACTTCCGCAGCAAGCTCATCTCTGCCGTGGTGAAATACATCCCCAAAGACCTCGCCGGCCAGAAAGGTGCAGAcaactcctcctccaccacgCAGCACTCCATCGTCATCACGAAGGACAACAACCCCCCCAATTAA